The Chryseobacterium geocarposphaerae genome window below encodes:
- a CDS encoding pirin family protein: protein MAFSKPDETKNVLHKADSRGKTENEWLISEKTFSFGDYYDPERIQFGALRVLNDDTLEAEKGFGVHPHDNMEIISIPLEGSLEHEDSLGNKLVIKSGEIQVMSAGTGVMHSEFSKSDEELGKFLQIWIYPRKRNVNPRYDQITLDKTKSKNRFQQILSPDVDDEGVWIYQDAWFHLGNFENTTETQYQIKKKGNGVYAFIIKGSAEIDGQKLEERDGLGVQDISELKIKTTSENTEILLMEVPMEIN from the coding sequence ATTGCTTTTTCCAAACCGGATGAAACTAAAAATGTTTTGCATAAAGCTGATTCCAGAGGAAAAACTGAGAATGAGTGGTTGATAAGTGAAAAGACTTTTAGCTTTGGAGATTATTACGATCCTGAAAGAATTCAATTTGGTGCTTTGAGAGTATTAAATGATGATACTTTAGAAGCAGAAAAAGGATTTGGAGTGCATCCGCATGATAATATGGAAATTATAAGCATCCCTCTTGAAGGCAGTTTGGAACATGAGGACAGTCTGGGCAATAAACTGGTTATAAAAAGTGGTGAAATTCAGGTAATGAGTGCCGGAACCGGAGTGATGCACAGTGAATTCAGCAAAAGTGATGAGGAACTAGGAAAGTTCCTGCAAATCTGGATCTATCCCAGAAAAAGGAATGTGAACCCGAGATACGACCAGATTACATTAGACAAAACAAAAAGCAAAAACAGATTTCAGCAGATTCTTTCTCCCGACGTGGATGATGAGGGAGTCTGGATTTATCAGGATGCATGGTTTCATTTAGGAAATTTTGAAAATACTACGGAAACCCAGTATCAGATTAAGAAAAAAGGGAATGGCGTTTATGCATTTATCATTAAAGGAAGCGCAGAAATTGATGGGCAGAAACTGGAAGAAAGAGATGGTTTAGGAGTCCAAGATATTTCTGAATTAAAGATAAAAACAACTTCAGAAAACACGGAGATCCTTTTAATGGAAGTTCCGATGGAAATTAATTAA
- a CDS encoding glycoside hydrolase family 3 C-terminal domain-containing protein: MLKKTAIVSLFTFISASYMAQNTTLPVYLDESKPVEQRVQDVLSRMTLEEKVAMLHAQSKFSSPGVPRLGIPEFWTTDGPHGVRPEVMWDEWNQAGWTNDSIIAYPALTALSATWNKKMSWNYGKALGEEARYRKKDILLGPGVNIYRTPLNGRNFEYMGEDPYLTSKMVVPYIKGVQSNGVATSVKHFALNNQEMFRHTSNVKVDDRALYEIYLPAFKAAVTEGDSWTIMGAYDMYKGQYASQNQYLLNDILKGEWKYKGVVVSDWGAVNNTEQAIHNGLDLEFGSWTNGLSAGTKNAYDNYYLAKPYLDLIKSGKVGTKELDDKVSRLLNLAYKTTMNRNKPFGNIASEEHKAIAKEIGEEGIVLLKNQGNVLPIDINKAKKIAVIGENAIKIMTVGGGSSSLKVKYETLPLDGIKARFGKQSDVQYARGYVGDIGGEYNGVKSGQDLKDDRSPAELLNEAVELAKKSDYVIFVGGLNKADFQDSEGNDRKSYGLPYNQDSVIAALAKANKNFAVVLISGNAVAMPWIKEVPTVLQSWYLGSEAGNSIASILAGDANPSGKLPFTFPVKLEDNSAHQLGEYPGNKEELAAGKGKDQKNPINITYNEGIFVGYRWHDTKKIKPLFSFGHGLSYTTFEFGKAKADKTTMSQDDKITFTVSVKNTGKRAGAEVAQLYISDLKSSVERPTKELKGFEKVFLNPGEEKEVTFTIDKSALSFFDPQKHDWVAEPGDFEAQIGNSSDAIKTKVKFTLK; encoded by the coding sequence ATGTTAAAGAAAACCGCCATTGTAAGTTTATTTACTTTTATTTCTGCTTCGTATATGGCTCAAAATACTACTCTACCCGTTTATTTAGATGAATCAAAACCCGTTGAGCAACGAGTTCAGGATGTACTTTCCAGAATGACTCTTGAAGAGAAAGTGGCCATGCTTCATGCACAGTCAAAATTCAGTTCTCCGGGAGTTCCAAGACTGGGAATTCCTGAATTCTGGACAACAGACGGACCTCACGGAGTTCGCCCTGAAGTAATGTGGGACGAATGGAACCAGGCAGGCTGGACGAATGACTCCATTATTGCCTATCCTGCTTTAACAGCACTTTCTGCAACATGGAACAAAAAAATGTCATGGAACTACGGAAAAGCACTTGGAGAAGAAGCCCGTTACAGAAAAAAAGATATTCTTTTAGGACCCGGAGTAAATATTTACAGAACTCCACTGAACGGAAGGAATTTTGAGTATATGGGGGAAGATCCTTATCTGACTTCAAAAATGGTGGTTCCTTATATTAAAGGAGTTCAATCCAATGGCGTTGCAACTTCTGTGAAACATTTTGCACTGAACAATCAGGAAATGTTCCGTCATACAAGTAACGTGAAAGTGGATGACAGAGCGTTGTATGAAATTTATCTTCCGGCTTTCAAGGCAGCTGTAACAGAAGGAGATTCCTGGACCATCATGGGAGCTTATGACATGTACAAAGGTCAGTATGCAAGCCAGAACCAATATCTTTTGAATGATATTTTGAAAGGAGAATGGAAATATAAAGGCGTTGTAGTTTCTGACTGGGGTGCTGTAAACAATACTGAACAGGCTATTCATAACGGATTGGATCTTGAATTCGGAAGCTGGACTAACGGACTTTCCGCAGGTACAAAAAATGCTTACGACAATTATTATTTAGCAAAACCTTACTTAGATTTAATAAAATCCGGTAAAGTGGGGACAAAAGAGCTTGATGACAAAGTTTCGAGACTTTTAAATTTAGCTTATAAAACAACAATGAACAGAAACAAGCCTTTCGGAAACATCGCTTCTGAAGAGCATAAAGCGATTGCCAAAGAAATCGGCGAAGAAGGAATTGTTCTGTTGAAAAACCAGGGAAATGTACTTCCTATCGATATCAATAAAGCTAAAAAAATTGCGGTAATTGGTGAAAATGCAATCAAGATCATGACTGTTGGTGGAGGTTCTTCTTCATTAAAAGTGAAATATGAAACACTTCCTTTAGACGGAATTAAAGCAAGATTCGGAAAACAGTCGGATGTACAATATGCAAGAGGTTATGTGGGAGATATCGGCGGAGAATACAACGGTGTAAAATCCGGACAGGATTTAAAAGATGACCGTTCTCCTGCTGAATTACTGAATGAAGCTGTTGAATTGGCAAAAAAATCTGATTACGTCATTTTTGTCGGAGGATTGAATAAAGCCGATTTCCAGGACAGTGAAGGAAATGACAGAAAAAGCTACGGATTGCCATACAACCAGGACAGCGTGATTGCTGCATTAGCAAAAGCAAATAAAAATTTTGCAGTAGTTCTAATTTCAGGAAATGCAGTAGCAATGCCTTGGATCAAAGAGGTTCCAACCGTTTTACAATCCTGGTATTTAGGCTCAGAAGCAGGAAATTCCATTGCTTCAATTTTAGCCGGAGATGCTAACCCTTCAGGAAAATTGCCGTTTACTTTTCCTGTGAAGCTGGAAGATAATTCAGCCCACCAATTGGGAGAATATCCGGGAAATAAAGAGGAATTGGCAGCCGGAAAAGGAAAAGATCAGAAAAACCCTATCAATATTACGTACAACGAGGGAATTTTTGTAGGATACAGATGGCATGATACGAAAAAAATTAAGCCATTATTCAGTTTCGGACATGGTTTGAGCTACACTACTTTCGAATTTGGAAAAGCAAAAGCTGATAAAACAACAATGTCTCAGGACGACAAAATTACGTTTACAGTTTCTGTGAAAAACACAGGAAAAAGAGCCGGAGCCGAGGTTGCTCAATTATATATTTCTGATTTGAAATCTTCTGTTGAAAGACCTACCAAAGAACTGAAAGGTTTTGAAAAGGTATTTTTAAATCCGGGAGAAGAAAAAGAGGTAACATTTACTATTGATAAATCTGCTTTAAGCTTCTTCGATCCTCAAAAGCACGATTGGGTAGCTGAGCCGGGAGATTTTGAAGCGCAAATCGGAAATTCTTCTGATGCAATCAAGACGAAAGTTAAGTTTACATTGAAGTAA
- the metI gene encoding methionine ABC transporter permease MetI yields the protein MLSDTVISLLSKGIWETVYMTFVSGFFGFVLGLPVGILLFLTRKGQLLENAVYNRILSVWVNIFRSIPFIILIVWMIPFTRSLVGTSIGVNAALVPLSIGAAPFIARLVENSLLEVPYGLIETARALGATPLQIIRKVLLPETLPSLINNATITLITLVGYSAMGGAVGAGGLGQIGYQYGYIGYDALIMNLVLALLVAIVFIIQFSGDRLAKRFDHR from the coding sequence ATGCTTAGTGATACGGTGATTTCTCTTTTATCAAAAGGAATTTGGGAGACAGTTTATATGACATTCGTGTCAGGATTTTTTGGATTTGTATTAGGTTTACCGGTTGGAATTCTATTGTTTTTAACTAGAAAAGGACAGCTTTTGGAAAATGCAGTTTATAACAGGATTTTATCTGTTTGGGTGAATATTTTCCGTTCCATTCCTTTCATCATTCTGATCGTATGGATGATTCCGTTTACAAGAAGTCTGGTCGGAACATCAATTGGTGTGAATGCCGCTTTGGTTCCTTTAAGTATTGGTGCTGCACCTTTTATTGCAAGATTGGTAGAGAACAGTTTGTTGGAAGTTCCTTACGGATTGATTGAAACCGCAAGAGCGTTGGGAGCAACTCCACTTCAGATCATTCGGAAGGTTTTGTTGCCGGAAACACTACCATCCTTAATTAACAATGCTACGATCACACTGATCACCCTGGTCGGGTATTCCGCAATGGGAGGAGCAGTCGGAGCAGGAGGATTGGGACAAATCGGTTATCAGTACGGATATATTGGTTATGATGCACTTATCATGAATCTGGTATTGGCTTTATTGGTGGCTATCGTATTTATTATTCAGTTTTCAGGTGACCGATTAGCCAAAAGATTTGATCATCGTTAA
- a CDS encoding helix-turn-helix domain-containing protein, translating into MSNQVKTFREQQHMTQAELAEKSGLSLRTIQRIEAGSTPKGFTLKAIAKALEIETEKIVPSVQEKGPNNRAKLINLSSLVGLIIPFGGIIMPLILTHKTRDPKTKEIGKDIISIQILLAAVLSLFMIISPFIQHLSGIRFPLFLIPLISLLGVKLFIIIRNGISLNQNNTLHIKLKTNFL; encoded by the coding sequence ATGAGCAATCAGGTTAAAACCTTCAGAGAACAACAGCATATGACCCAAGCAGAGCTTGCTGAAAAATCAGGACTTTCATTAAGGACCATTCAGAGGATTGAAGCAGGAAGTACTCCTAAAGGTTTTACTTTAAAAGCTATTGCAAAAGCTCTAGAAATTGAAACCGAAAAGATCGTGCCATCTGTTCAGGAAAAGGGCCCAAACAATAGAGCTAAACTTATTAATCTCTCTTCTTTAGTTGGTCTCATCATTCCATTCGGAGGAATTATTATGCCTCTGATTCTAACCCATAAAACCCGAGACCCTAAAACCAAAGAAATCGGAAAAGATATTATCAGCATACAAATTTTATTAGCCGCCGTTCTGTCTCTTTTTATGATTATCAGTCCGTTTATTCAGCACCTTTCAGGCATCCGGTTTCCTCTTTTTCTCATTCCTCTTATCAGTTTACTCGGTGTAAAACTGTTCATCATCATTAGAAATGGCATCAGTTTAAACCAAAACAACACTTTACATATCAAACTGAAAACCAATTTTTTATAG
- a CDS encoding metallophosphoesterase, giving the protein MKIQIISDLHQEFGYTDILFDNADIVVLAGDVNLGTKGIEWIKSKIPGKPVIYVLGNHEYYKGSYPKTLHKIKEAALDSNIFVLENSFVDIEEIRFHGATLWTDFSIFGNPIEYGMICQSVMNDYKKIKRDPSYSKMRTVDIFKIHQLSKLWLQESLEEAKGMKNIVVTHHAPSIHSVPEQYKNDPVTSAYASNLEDLVQEYQPLYWIHGHIHAPSKYEIGNTKIICNPHGYIDEKYNGYEKELIIEI; this is encoded by the coding sequence ATGAAAATACAAATCATAAGTGATCTGCACCAGGAATTTGGATATACCGATATACTATTTGATAATGCTGATATAGTTGTTTTAGCAGGAGATGTAAATTTAGGAACAAAAGGGATTGAATGGATTAAGTCTAAAATTCCCGGTAAACCTGTAATCTATGTTCTGGGAAACCACGAGTATTATAAGGGTTCCTATCCAAAAACATTACATAAAATAAAAGAGGCAGCCCTGGATTCCAATATTTTTGTACTGGAAAATTCATTTGTGGATATTGAAGAAATTCGCTTTCATGGAGCTACGTTGTGGACAGACTTCTCAATTTTCGGAAATCCGATAGAATACGGAATGATTTGTCAGTCGGTAATGAATGATTATAAAAAAATAAAACGTGATCCTTCTTATTCGAAAATGAGGACTGTTGACATATTTAAGATTCATCAGTTATCTAAATTATGGTTACAAGAAAGTTTAGAAGAGGCAAAAGGAATGAAAAATATTGTGGTGACTCACCATGCTCCAAGTATTCACTCAGTTCCGGAACAATATAAAAATGATCCGGTAACGTCGGCTTATGCTTCTAATCTTGAAGATTTAGTTCAGGAATATCAGCCTTTATATTGGATTCACGGTCATATTCACGCACCTTCAAAGTATGAAATCGGGAATACGAAAATTATTTGTAATCCGCATGGGTATATTGATGAAAAATATAACGGCTATGAAAAAGAATTAATTATTGAGATTTAA
- the metQ gene encoding methionine ABC transporter substrate-binding lipoprotein MetQ has product MKKIKILGALAAGLLLFTACSSPKKDDPNVIKVGITSGPEQEIAEVAKKVAKDKYNLDVELVSFNDYVVPNEALNNGDIDANAFQHVPYLNEQSKQRGYKLAVVGNTFVYPIVAYSKKIKNIGELQNGSTVVIPNDPTNGGRSLLLLQKNGLLKLRDGIGLLPKVTDIVDNPKQLKILEIEAPQLPRVLDDKEVVIAVINNNFAAQAGLDAEKQGIFKEDKDSPYVNVIVSREDNKTSEKVKNFVKAYESDEVAKKAEEIFKGGAIKGWN; this is encoded by the coding sequence ATGAAAAAAATAAAGATTTTAGGAGCATTAGCAGCGGGATTGTTATTATTTACAGCCTGCAGTTCACCGAAAAAAGATGATCCGAATGTGATTAAAGTAGGCATCACTTCCGGTCCGGAGCAGGAAATTGCTGAAGTGGCTAAAAAGGTGGCCAAAGACAAATACAACCTTGATGTAGAACTGGTTTCTTTCAATGACTATGTTGTTCCGAATGAAGCGTTGAATAACGGAGATATTGATGCGAATGCTTTTCAGCATGTTCCTTATTTAAATGAACAGTCCAAACAAAGAGGCTATAAATTGGCTGTTGTAGGAAATACTTTTGTCTATCCGATTGTTGCCTATTCAAAAAAGATTAAAAACATTGGTGAGCTTCAAAACGGAAGCACCGTTGTCATTCCTAATGATCCGACAAATGGAGGACGTTCTTTACTTTTATTACAGAAAAACGGATTGTTGAAACTGAGAGATGGGATCGGTCTGCTACCTAAAGTGACTGATATTGTTGACAATCCTAAACAATTAAAAATCCTTGAAATAGAAGCTCCACAATTGCCAAGAGTATTGGATGATAAAGAAGTTGTAATCGCTGTTATTAACAACAATTTCGCAGCACAGGCAGGATTGGATGCCGAAAAACAGGGAATTTTTAAGGAAGATAAGGATTCACCTTATGTGAACGTAATTGTTTCCAGAGAAGACAACAAGACTTCCGAAAAAGTAAAAAACTTTGTAAAGGCTTATGAATCCGATGAGGTCGCGAAAAAAGCGGAGGAGATTTTTAAAGGAGGGGCCATTAAAGGCTGGAACTAG
- a CDS encoding GNAT family N-acetyltransferase: MERTEVVLGNVRGEIQLFSDDNKAGKMDISVIGNKLTVYHTEVNPEYEGRGFAKILLEKLVSYAREHDLMIVPLCPYVHAQFKRHPEEYNDVWFKETL; this comes from the coding sequence ATGGAAAGAACAGAAGTAGTTTTAGGAAACGTAAGAGGAGAAATTCAGCTTTTCTCAGACGACAACAAAGCCGGAAAAATGGATATTTCAGTTATTGGTAACAAATTAACGGTTTACCATACAGAAGTGAATCCGGAATATGAAGGAAGAGGTTTTGCAAAAATATTACTGGAAAAACTGGTTTCTTATGCCAGAGAACATGATTTAATGATCGTTCCGTTATGTCCTTATGTTCATGCTCAGTTCAAGCGTCATCCGGAAGAATATAATGACGTCTGGTTCAAAGAAACATTATAG
- a CDS encoding serine hydrolase, whose product MRNYKLKLLPVIIVFCLSFAHFVYAQKPGINIIELNQQLKKLEKENYLSGVVLIAKNGQPIYKEAFGFANLADSIPNKTNTKFNLASMNKMFTAMAVLQLAEAGKVSLHDKVGKYLTDFPNQSIADSVTIHQLLTHTSGMGNFWAEHEKSAKEKFRTVADYLPLFIDQKLAFRPGSDFLYSNSGYMVLGLIIEKITGKSYFDFVKENIYMPAKMLDTDAYELDEAVPNLATGYTMSTEKPGQWKNNIFSNVVKGTPAGGGYSTADDLLKFANAIQNNILLNKESVKLYTTGKVKYREGMYAYGIIENIINGHRMIGHTGGHLGIANELMIFPDSGYTVVILTNGEVENYWEVSNLIKKQLAGSTPSIDNFFYTKEMIKQACDRGYEAAIIKIKSNPKKNLRENLIERYGYKLLFEKKYNQAIDLFKLNIYTFPGSAYGYYNISEAYRLSGRKDEAIKFLKIYIEKEPGDKEALLKYEGLKNPK is encoded by the coding sequence ATGAGAAATTATAAACTAAAATTACTGCCTGTCATCATTGTGTTTTGCCTGAGCTTTGCTCATTTCGTATATGCACAGAAACCTGGCATTAATATAATTGAGCTCAACCAGCAATTAAAAAAGCTTGAGAAAGAAAATTATCTGAGCGGGGTTGTTCTTATCGCTAAAAATGGGCAGCCTATATATAAGGAAGCTTTCGGCTTTGCAAATCTCGCGGACAGTATTCCTAACAAAACGAATACAAAATTCAACCTAGCTTCAATGAATAAAATGTTTACGGCTATGGCTGTTTTGCAGTTAGCGGAAGCAGGGAAAGTTTCGCTTCACGATAAAGTAGGTAAATACCTTACGGATTTTCCCAACCAATCCATTGCTGATTCGGTAACAATACATCAATTATTAACTCATACTTCAGGAATGGGGAATTTTTGGGCAGAGCATGAGAAATCAGCAAAGGAAAAGTTCAGAACAGTTGCAGATTATCTTCCTTTGTTTATTGATCAAAAACTGGCTTTCAGGCCGGGATCCGATTTCCTGTACAGCAATTCCGGATATATGGTGCTTGGATTAATTATTGAAAAAATAACAGGCAAAAGTTATTTTGATTTTGTAAAGGAAAATATTTATATGCCTGCAAAAATGCTGGATACAGATGCTTATGAGCTGGATGAAGCTGTTCCCAATTTAGCTACAGGATACACCATGTCGACAGAAAAGCCGGGGCAATGGAAAAACAATATCTTTTCAAATGTTGTGAAAGGAACCCCTGCCGGAGGAGGTTATTCCACTGCCGACGATCTATTGAAATTTGCCAATGCCATACAAAACAATATCCTCTTAAATAAAGAAAGTGTAAAACTCTATACCACAGGAAAAGTGAAGTACAGGGAAGGAATGTATGCCTACGGAATCATAGAAAACATAATAAACGGCCATCGGATGATCGGGCATACCGGCGGGCATTTGGGCATTGCAAATGAACTGATGATTTTTCCGGATTCAGGCTATACTGTTGTAATTCTCACCAACGGAGAAGTTGAAAATTACTGGGAAGTAAGTAATCTTATTAAAAAACAATTAGCAGGTTCAACGCCTTCCATTGATAATTTTTTTTATACTAAAGAAATGATTAAGCAAGCCTGTGATAGAGGCTATGAAGCCGCCATTATAAAAATAAAAAGCAATCCGAAAAAAAACTTAAGGGAAAACCTTATTGAAAGATATGGATATAAGCTGTTATTTGAAAAGAAATACAATCAGGCAATAGATTTGTTTAAACTGAATATATATACTTTTCCAGGCTCTGCCTATGGTTATTACAATATCAGTGAGGCCTACAGACTGTCTGGTCGCAAGGATGAAGCTATAAAGTTTCTGAAAATCTATATCGAAAAAGAACCCGGCGATAAAGAGGCATTATTAAAATATGAAGGGCTGAAAAATCCTAAATAA
- a CDS encoding methionine ABC transporter ATP-binding protein — translation MIEIKNISKTFHHKKQSFKALDNVSLTIEKGDIVGIIGFSGAGKSTLIRTVNLLEKPDNGEIIINGKDFTTLNSKQLARERKKIGMIFQHFNLLSSRTVFENIALPLELDHVNKTEIHRKVNELLKIVGLEDKANDYPKSLSGGQKQRVAIARALANDPYLLLCDEATSALDPATTQSILQLLRDINQRLGITILLITHEMEVIKTVCNHVAVIDKGKLVTKGTLSEIVSNKENPIIKQFLNSSVMTIPQELNKKLQKEPQDGLFPLVEVEINEQISVEELLSIVYDKYKIPYKLLKADVEYLGDSNFGKLLLQLQGEEEKNQQAIYYFNQNKIQNTVRGYA, via the coding sequence ATGATAGAGATAAAGAACATTTCAAAAACATTTCACCATAAAAAACAGTCTTTTAAAGCGCTGGATAATGTAAGCCTGACTATTGAAAAAGGCGACATTGTCGGAATCATCGGATTTTCAGGAGCGGGAAAAAGCACCTTAATCCGAACGGTGAATCTTCTTGAAAAACCGGATAATGGTGAAATCATTATTAACGGAAAGGATTTTACAACATTAAATTCCAAACAATTAGCCCGAGAAAGAAAAAAAATAGGAATGATTTTTCAACATTTTAATCTCCTTTCTTCAAGAACGGTTTTTGAAAATATTGCTCTTCCATTGGAACTGGACCATGTCAACAAAACGGAAATCCATCGAAAAGTCAATGAACTGTTGAAAATCGTAGGTTTAGAAGATAAAGCCAATGACTATCCTAAAAGTCTTTCGGGCGGACAAAAACAAAGGGTTGCCATTGCAAGAGCCTTAGCCAATGATCCGTATCTCCTGCTTTGTGATGAAGCAACAAGTGCGCTAGATCCTGCAACCACTCAATCCATTTTACAGTTGTTGAGGGATATTAATCAAAGGCTGGGAATCACCATTTTGCTGATCACTCACGAAATGGAGGTCATTAAAACGGTCTGTAACCACGTTGCTGTAATTGACAAAGGAAAACTGGTAACCAAAGGAACTTTAAGCGAGATTGTCTCCAACAAAGAGAATCCTATCATCAAACAATTTTTAAACTCTAGTGTTATGACTATACCACAGGAACTGAATAAAAAACTACAAAAAGAACCGCAAGACGGCTTGTTCCCTCTTGTTGAGGTTGAAATTAATGAACAAATCTCTGTTGAAGAACTGCTTTCAATAGTATATGATAAATATAAAATTCCGTACAAGCTTCTGAAGGCCGATGTTGAATACTTAGGAGATTCCAACTTCGGAAAACTATTGTTACAGCTTCAGGGTGAAGAGGAAAAAAATCAGCAGGCTATCTATTATTTCAACCAGAACAAAATTCAAAATACGGTAAGAGGATATGCTTAG
- a CDS encoding carbon-nitrogen hydrolase family protein, giving the protein MQIETRSLKLEDYDELVEVMKLAYPKMSEYVWAKKSIAKLTKIFPQGQICITVDGKLAAVALSIIVNYEDFGDDHTYSDITGNYTFNTHSSTGNVLYGIEVFVDPQYRELRLGRRLYDARKELCELLNLKSIVLGGRIPNYHEYSHELSARDYIRKVRDKEIYDPVLSFQLSNNFLPIKVLKKYLPEDESSRENAVLLQWNNIYYSKKPNTMQDSIIRIGLVQWQMRQFKDIDAFYEQVEFFVDVMGDYKSDFVLFPELFNTPLLAPFNNLSGRDSMIELAKMTESIKNKISELAISYNVNIISGSMPVFENNDLYNVSYLLHRDGRIDEYRKIHITPNERKYYGMKGGSEIKVFDTDCGKIGLVICYDVEFPELPRILADQGMKILFVPYLTDTQNAYIRVRHCAAARAIENECYVAIAGCVGNLPGVNNMDIQFGQAAVFTPSDFAFPSNAVKGEATPNTEMTLIVDVDLNLLKDLHYNGSVQVLKDRRTDLYETYLK; this is encoded by the coding sequence ATGCAAATTGAAACACGATCGTTAAAGCTTGAAGATTACGATGAACTGGTAGAAGTTATGAAGCTTGCCTATCCAAAAATGTCAGAATACGTTTGGGCAAAGAAAAGCATTGCCAAGCTTACTAAAATTTTTCCTCAGGGCCAGATTTGTATTACAGTAGACGGAAAACTGGCGGCAGTCGCTCTTTCGATTATAGTAAATTATGAAGATTTTGGAGATGATCATACCTACAGCGATATTACAGGAAATTATACATTTAATACCCATTCTTCTACGGGAAATGTTTTATATGGTATCGAAGTTTTTGTAGATCCGCAGTATCGTGAATTGAGACTGGGACGCAGGCTCTATGATGCACGTAAAGAGCTTTGTGAATTGCTGAATCTGAAATCTATTGTATTGGGCGGAAGAATTCCTAACTATCACGAATACAGCCACGAACTTTCTGCCAGAGATTATATTCGCAAGGTGAGAGATAAAGAGATATATGATCCGGTTCTTTCGTTTCAGCTGTCCAATAACTTTCTGCCTATCAAGGTGCTGAAAAAATACCTTCCGGAAGATGAATCGTCCAGAGAAAATGCTGTTTTGCTGCAATGGAATAATATCTATTACAGTAAAAAGCCGAATACGATGCAGGACAGTATCATAAGGATCGGTCTCGTGCAGTGGCAGATGAGACAGTTTAAAGATATTGATGCCTTCTATGAGCAGGTAGAATTTTTTGTCGATGTAATGGGAGACTATAAATCGGATTTTGTTCTGTTTCCGGAACTTTTTAATACGCCTTTATTAGCGCCATTCAATAACTTATCGGGAAGGGACAGTATGATTGAGCTGGCAAAAATGACTGAAAGTATTAAAAACAAAATTTCCGAATTGGCGATCAGCTACAATGTGAATATTATTTCAGGAAGTATGCCCGTATTTGAGAATAATGATCTGTATAATGTAAGCTATCTTTTGCACAGGGACGGAAGAATTGATGAATACCGAAAAATTCATATTACCCCGAATGAGAGAAAGTATTATGGGATGAAAGGAGGAAGTGAGATCAAGGTTTTTGATACGGATTGTGGCAAAATAGGATTGGTAATCTGCTACGATGTCGAATTTCCTGAGCTTCCGAGAATACTGGCTGATCAGGGAATGAAAATCCTGTTTGTACCTTATCTTACCGATACTCAGAATGCGTATATCAGAGTAAGACATTGTGCGGCTGCCAGAGCGATTGAAAACGAATGCTATGTTGCCATTGCAGGCTGTGTAGGAAACCTTCCGGGCGTTAATAATATGGATATTCAGTTTGGACAGGCAGCGGTGTTCACGCCGTCAGATTTTGCATTTCCTTCTAATGCGGTAAAAGGAGAAGCAACACCCAATACAGAAATGACCTTAATTGTTGATGTTGATCTGAATCTTCTGAAAGATTTGCATTATAATGGTTCTGTACAGGTTTTGAAAGACAGGAGAACGGATTTATATGAAACTTATTTGAAATAG